The following are encoded in a window of Brettanomyces bruxellensis chromosome 9, complete sequence genomic DNA:
- a CDS encoding uncharacterized protein (BUSCO:EOG09264MGU), whose translation MVQAIEVPLEKNITQKRFWQMAQDLLYTKLFYDDSTKTFTTKRYNCPEAPISTAVDGKKSGEESIHSNGTSISDAKSKNVIESKEDLAPCTVDEMNTLLVSYLTLVSNYCDSLAIKDKDPDFFKKVSQYILSYNNYERYQTFCVRKMLSLVLYAVNSNAQNLQLKSDRLSKDLCARVVQTIETNEKFLKIIGWIFYSSYNLLKEQFVTILKSYRGIEAILKVLNNYCSVSKNVGDDDPFEEDYFPYLELVFKICQGLELKPEQLDIINAEFLKFAAKHLNAETEEENQLNYVKFRLLLILNEQYMVRQYTQKDADKSQIYKNQLFCVLVENGHIFQNFMEVLVLNFNRETNPTVQILMLKALYVVFTTSSTCQLIYLNDLEVIMDIMIRELCNLSLVKDGILINTYLRVLYPMLLFSNLNGKKYKVDSLRSILRYLCTSEQTNETTERLAKRCLELDIFQQEATNFPEPLEENDGESSDSSSVTTVKSASPAMYPVQHSSMFMLSKDKKKSMSSSQSLPAMSKGRRSQSLCQKAPVPPRPRNWSSANSVPPVFVQRVDSGSSQASSVDSINTTASMFVTDSYIDKNNSSFAIRSTPVLVQNKPSAKKFAPPPPPRRKTASSSDIQLSRVKVFK comes from the coding sequence ATGGTTCAGGCCATTGAAGTGCCATTGGAAAAAAACATTACCCAGAAAAGGTTCTGGCAAATGGCCCAGGATTTGCTTTATACAAAGTTATTTTATGATGATTCTACTAAAACGTTCACTACAAAAAGATACAACTGCCCCGAAGCGCCCATATCCACAGCTGtggatggaaagaaatctGGAGAAGAATCTATCCATTCCAATGGTACGTCGATAAGCGATGcaaaatccaaaaatgttATAGAGTCGAAAGAAGACTTGGCACCATGCACGGTGGATGAAATGAATACATTATTAGTTAGTTATCTTACGCTGGTATCAAATTACTGTGATTCTCTTGCCATAAAGGATAAGGATCCTgactttttcaaaaaggtGTCGCAATACATTCTTAGTTATAACAATTATGAAAGATATCAGACATTTTGCGTCCGAAAAATGCTCTCGCTAGTCCTATATGCGGTCAACTCGAATGCACAGAATTTACAACTAAAATCAGATAGGCTTTCCAAGGACCTTTGTGCGAGGGTTGTCCAAACTATTGAAACTAATGAGAAATTTCTCAAGATTATAGGATGGATATTTTATTCTAGTTACAATTTGCTTAAAGAACAGTTTGTCACAATTTTAAAATCATACAGAGGAATTGAAGCTATACTCAAAGTGCTCAACAATTATTGTTCtgtttccaaaaatgttggtgatgatgatccatttgaagaagattaCTTTCCATATTTGGAACTAGTGTTCAAAATATGTCAAGGTTTGGAGCTAAAGCCCGAACAGTTAGACATTATCAATGcggaatttttgaaatttgctGCTAAACACCTAAATGCTGAAacagaagaggaaaacCAATTGAATTATGTGAAGTTCCGTCTATTGTTAATCTTAAATGAACAATACATGGTTAGGCAGTATACGCAGAAGGATGCTGATAAAAGCCAAATATATAAGAATCAGCTTTTTTGCGTATTGGTTGAGAATGGTCACATATTCCAGAACTTCATGGAAGTTTTGGTGCTCAATTTCAACAGGGAGACAAACCCCACGGTACAAATTCTAATGCTCAAAGCGCTCTATGTTGTTTTCACTACTTCTTCAACGTGCCAACTGATATATCTCAATGACCTTGAAGTAATTATGGATATCATGATCAGGGAGTTATGCAATCTTTCGCTTGTAAAGGATGGAATACTCATCAACACATATCTGCGAGTTCTCTACCCAATGCTGCTCTTTTCTAATTTGAATGGCAAGAAGTACAAGGTGGACAGTCTACGCTCAATTTTGAGGTATCTTTGTACATCTGAACAGACAAATGAGACCACAGAAAGGTTGGCCAAGAGATGTCTTGAGCTTGACATTTTTCAGCAAGAAGCAACCAACTTTCCGGAACCGCTGGAGGAAAATGATGGTGAAAGTAGTGACAGCAGCTCCGTTACAACAGTAAAATCAGCTTCCCCAGCTATGTATCCAGTGCAGCATTCATCTATGTTCATGCTTAGCaaggataagaagaagagcatGAGCAGCAGCCAATCACTTCCTGCAATGTCTAAAGGCAGACGTTCACAATCTCTGTGTCAAAAGGCACCTGTACCTCCGAGACCTCGGAACTGGTCTTCCGCCAATTCTGTTCCACCTGTATTCGTGCAAAGGGTTGATTCTGGCTCATCTCAGGCCTCCAGTGTTGATAGCATTAACACTACAGCAAGCATGTTTGTTACAGATAGCTACATTGACAAAAATAATAGTTCGTTTGCTATCAGGTCAACCCCTGTTCTTGTGCAAAATAAACCATCTGCGAAGAAATTTGCCCCACCTCCACCACCCAGAAGAAAGACGGCAAGCTCTTCCGATATTCAGCTTAGTAGAGTCAAGGTTTTCAAATGA
- a CDS encoding uncharacterized protein (BUSCO:EOG09264XLN), which translates to MFAGTFKKQACAITRTFSTSSMKLTGKNNEYSLSSTFMNLKKQGEALDSERQKQRESAVMQMFVNDFSKQSTYDPFDFSIANTRYHRKLQKIRKEEEMKQSSFNSEEVNPEIFYCMPQLLSKYLNNSGQIQHHTVTGLKTRKQKAMAKAVRRARAFGLLSPVARDVSMFPRRGSSL; encoded by the coding sequence ATGTTTGCTGGCACATTCAAGAAACAGGCATGTGCCATAACGAGAACGTTCTCGACTAGTTCAATGAAATTGAcggggaaaaataatgaatattCGCTTTCGTCGACCTTTatgaacttgaagaaacagGGTGAGGCGTTGGACTCGGAAAGACAAAAGCAAAGAGAATCGGCGGTGATGCAAATGTTTGTCAACGATTTTTCAAAGCAATCAACGTACGATCCATTTGATTTCTCGATAGCTAATACTAGATACCACAGAAAATTACAGAAGATcagaaaagaggaagagatgAAACAATCGTCATTTAACTCCGAAGAAGTGAATCCAGAAATCTTCTACTGTATGCCACAGCTTCTTTCCAAGTACTTGAACAATTCTGGACAAATTCAACATCATACAGTTACAGGTTTAAAGAcaagaaagcagaaggCAATGGCCAAGGCTGTGCGAAGAGCAAGAGCATTTGGCTTACTTTCACCAGTTGCAAGGGACGTTTCCATGTTCCCAAGGAGAGGGTCTTCACTATGA